In the genome of Desulfovibrio desulfuricans, one region contains:
- a CDS encoding small ribosomal subunit Rsm22 family protein: MSAKDDSSNTSGRRGRRSGEGDSRARGNARRDNRPGERSERREDGGSRSRAAGRPDRQSDRREDRRDGQRSDRPGNRRNDRADGRFERRSDRAGDRPVRDGQKTFAPSGQRQPLAASAWPAARALFPPMSAETMRILDMLPEALAKVWPLNTAHRRSLPDDVADLSRLLTTERAGLARPYWSSPASISAYLYYFLPWNLVRLTRMLASLPLPDPRSVAPQGGEALLVDVGSGPLTLPLALWLARPQWRTAPLRVLALDTSSQPLELGKTLMEVLGEMTGQPVWPVRVARAPLDQVVRQAAPLLAGGRARPWLVSAANVLNELRFGKKHSRGASAIEDEDEFDSLDGDDPDFDGNSDTGADGEKPEGCREDRLDSFLESLSPLFDHVGAKREENSDAPAAVGPALLFVEPGTRLGGSTIMRLRQLAVDGGLTALAPCPHQLDCPLLRGQGGRTWCHFTFGSEGAPLWLEDISLTAGLGKSGLSLSPLLLAALPESPAENGPAVSARVLSAPFLVPGLAGRARYACSGKGMLLLENAEALASGEELTVTVAPGAERDRKSGALKVSPPHSQGERPVTPRRDAESRDGRESRDTRNNRDNREGRGDHDRRDGGDRAGKGQRPAYRRDDDTSAGRGQSDRPSRDDRARRDDRPRRDDRQDRRDDRGSQGGRPSRPQGSDRPRRDDHQGKQDRHDRPDRRDDRQDKKDRHDRPAQRPARRPDRQERSSRGGQGRRSGPRNGK, from the coding sequence ATGTCCGCCAAAGATGATTCTTCCAATACTTCAGGTCGGCGAGGTCGCCGCTCGGGCGAGGGCGACAGCCGTGCCCGCGGCAATGCCCGCCGTGACAACCGTCCGGGTGAGCGTTCCGAAAGGCGGGAGGACGGCGGTTCCCGGAGCCGCGCCGCTGGGCGTCCCGACAGGCAGTCCGACAGGCGCGAAGACCGGCGTGACGGGCAGCGCAGCGACCGCCCCGGCAACCGCCGTAACGACAGGGCCGACGGCCGGTTTGAGCGCCGCAGCGACCGCGCTGGCGACAGACCCGTACGTGACGGGCAAAAAACGTTTGCTCCTTCGGGTCAGCGCCAGCCACTAGCGGCATCCGCCTGGCCTGCCGCGAGGGCGCTTTTTCCGCCAATGTCGGCGGAGACCATGCGCATTCTGGACATGTTGCCCGAGGCGCTGGCAAAGGTGTGGCCGCTCAACACCGCTCACCGGCGTTCGCTGCCCGACGACGTGGCAGACCTGTCGCGCCTGCTGACCACAGAGCGCGCTGGCCTCGCGCGCCCCTACTGGAGCTCCCCCGCGTCCATCAGCGCGTATCTGTATTACTTTTTGCCGTGGAACCTTGTGCGCCTCACGCGCATGCTGGCCAGCCTGCCGCTGCCCGATCCGCGCAGTGTTGCACCCCAAGGGGGCGAGGCCCTGCTGGTGGATGTGGGTTCCGGCCCGCTGACGCTGCCGCTGGCGCTCTGGCTGGCAAGGCCGCAGTGGCGTACTGCCCCCCTGCGGGTGCTGGCGCTCGACACATCGTCGCAGCCGCTGGAGCTTGGCAAAACCCTTATGGAAGTGCTGGGCGAGATGACGGGGCAGCCCGTCTGGCCCGTGCGGGTGGCCCGCGCGCCGCTTGATCAGGTGGTGCGGCAGGCCGCGCCCCTGCTGGCAGGCGGTCGGGCGCGTCCCTGGCTGGTCAGTGCCGCCAATGTGCTCAACGAGCTGCGCTTTGGCAAAAAGCACTCGCGCGGCGCAAGCGCCATAGAGGACGAGGACGAGTTCGACTCGCTGGATGGCGACGATCCGGATTTTGACGGCAACTCCGATACCGGCGCGGACGGCGAAAAGCCCGAAGGCTGCCGCGAGGACCGGCTGGACAGTTTTCTTGAATCCCTCTCCCCCCTGTTTGACCATGTTGGGGCCAAGCGGGAGGAGAACTCGGATGCTCCCGCTGCCGTAGGCCCCGCATTGCTGTTTGTGGAACCGGGTACCCGTCTTGGCGGCTCCACCATCATGCGCCTGCGGCAGCTGGCCGTGGACGGCGGGCTGACTGCTCTTGCCCCGTGTCCTCACCAGCTCGACTGCCCCTTGTTGCGCGGCCAGGGCGGGCGTACGTGGTGTCACTTTACCTTTGGCAGCGAGGGTGCGCCCCTTTGGCTTGAAGATATCTCGCTGACTGCGGGCCTTGGCAAAAGCGGCCTGAGTCTTTCGCCCCTGCTGCTCGCCGCCCTGCCCGAATCGCCTGCGGAAAACGGACCGGCGGTATCTGCCAGGGTGCTTTCCGCCCCGTTTCTTGTTCCCGGTCTGGCAGGCCGGGCGCGCTACGCCTGTTCCGGCAAGGGCATGCTCTTGCTCGAAAATGCCGAGGCTCTGGCCTCCGGCGAGGAACTGACCGTGACGGTGGCCCCCGGAGCCGAGCGCGACCGCAAAAGCGGAGCCCTGAAGGTAAGCCCCCCCCATTCGCAGGGCGAAAGGCCCGTAACACCCAGGCGGGATGCGGAAAGCCGCGATGGCCGCGAAAGTCGGGACACCCGTAACAACCGGGATAATCGGGAAGGGCGCGGCGACCATGATCGCCGTGACGGCGGCGACAGGGCAGGCAAGGGGCAACGGCCCGCATACCGCAGGGATGACGACACATCCGCAGGCAGGGGGCAGTCAGACCGCCCATCTCGTGACGACCGCGCCCGCCGCGATGACAGACCCCGCCGTGATGATCGGCAGGATCGCCGCGACGACCGCGGCAGTCAGGGAGGGCGGCCCTCCCGTCCTCAGGGGTCGGATCGTCCGCGCCGCGACGACCATCAGGGCAAACAGGATAGACATGATCGGCCCGATCGTCGCGACGACCGTCAGGACAAAAAAGACAGACATGATAGGCCAGCTCAGCGGCCAGCGCGACGCCCAGACCGGCAGGAAAGAAGCAGCCGCGGCGGGCAGGGCAGACGCTCCGGCCCTCGCAACGGCAAATAG
- a CDS encoding ASKHA domain-containing protein — MLVRLFLAGGCGAPNSGSAAQAPAGLTIAASAGQSLSHAIWLSGLVRPLPLCGGLGRCGRCRVRFVRHAPPVLPAEESVFTPQQLAAGWRLACRRQVPDAGGLTGEAALELELPAESLAPPQGATGPLASEPLPLTATRPQASGEGQSGYVADGTDDLVLAVDLGTTSLCWRALTASGVPVAEGRELNPQAGAGADVMSRLAVAREPRGRERLALLARQELRRIVDYLLRTGRGRVGRMCLAANTAMTDIFLNRDVEGLCAAPYRLAHSGDETVTLPDLPPVYIPPLPAPFVGGDISAGLAALLDADIPRPFVLADLGTNGELALVTEAGGLWLASVPLGPALEGIGPECGQLAGPGVITGFALAPSGIAARFYETAAAKNTSQTPHEHAAGGMCPCPACSQAAAAAGQGLAGTARGISATGYLSLLAVLLRAGGLRQDGQFVANPAMPLARRLTAGLETPGQCSLSGAGARLHLPHGMWLAAADVEELLKVKAAFALALEALLRAASLPAGKVAALCLAGTLGEHANPDDLETLGFVPAALTRRIRAVGNTALDGAALLALQGDKAGALSRLCRDAVVLSLVDQPNFHNDYLRHMRFGV, encoded by the coding sequence ATGTTGGTGCGTCTTTTTTTAGCTGGCGGCTGCGGTGCCCCCAACTCTGGAAGTGCTGCGCAGGCCCCGGCGGGCTTGACTATTGCCGCTAGTGCAGGGCAAAGCCTTTCGCACGCCATCTGGCTTTCCGGCCTGGTCCGCCCCTTGCCCCTGTGCGGCGGCCTGGGGCGTTGCGGGCGCTGCCGCGTGCGTTTTGTGCGCCATGCGCCGCCCGTTTTGCCAGCCGAGGAGTCGGTGTTTACCCCGCAGCAGCTGGCGGCTGGCTGGCGGTTGGCCTGCCGCCGTCAAGTCCCCGACGCTGGTGGGCTGACAGGCGAGGCGGCGCTTGAGCTAGAGCTGCCTGCGGAAAGTCTTGCGCCGCCGCAGGGCGCCACTGGGCCGCTGGCTTCGGAACCGCTGCCCCTGACGGCGACAAGGCCGCAGGCCTCCGGCGAGGGCCAGTCAGGCTACGTTGCTGACGGCACGGATGATCTGGTTTTGGCTGTGGATCTGGGCACAACCTCGCTGTGCTGGCGGGCGCTTACGGCCAGTGGCGTGCCCGTTGCCGAGGGCCGCGAGCTTAACCCGCAGGCCGGGGCCGGGGCCGACGTCATGTCGCGCCTTGCCGTGGCGCGCGAACCTCGCGGGCGCGAGCGGCTGGCCCTGCTGGCGCGGCAGGAACTGCGGCGGATAGTGGATTATTTGCTGCGAACCGGAAGGGGCCGGGTAGGGCGCATGTGTCTGGCCGCCAATACGGCCATGACCGATATTTTTCTCAACCGCGACGTCGAGGGGCTGTGCGCCGCCCCATACAGACTTGCTCACAGCGGGGATGAAACCGTAACTCTGCCGGATTTGCCGCCGGTATATATACCGCCGCTGCCAGCCCCTTTTGTGGGCGGCGATATCAGCGCCGGGCTGGCGGCATTGCTCGATGCGGACATTCCCCGCCCCTTCGTGCTGGCCGACCTTGGCACCAACGGCGAGCTGGCCCTGGTAACGGAGGCAGGCGGATTGTGGCTGGCCAGCGTGCCCCTGGGCCCCGCCCTTGAAGGCATCGGCCCCGAATGCGGGCAACTGGCCGGCCCCGGCGTGATTACAGGGTTTGCGCTTGCCCCCTCAGGGATTGCAGCGCGGTTTTATGAGACCGCGGCCGCAAAAAACACTTCGCAGACGCCGCATGAGCATGCCGCTGGCGGCATGTGCCCCTGCCCGGCCTGCAGTCAGGCGGCTGCCGCCGCAGGGCAGGGTTTGGCAGGCACGGCGCGGGGCATCAGCGCCACGGGCTATCTGTCGCTGCTGGCTGTTTTGCTGCGGGCGGGGGGGCTGCGTCAGGACGGCCAGTTTGTGGCCAACCCGGCCATGCCATTGGCCCGCAGGCTGACCGCTGGGCTGGAAACGCCCGGCCAGTGCAGTTTGTCAGGGGCCGGGGCGCGCCTGCATCTGCCGCACGGCATGTGGCTGGCCGCCGCCGATGTGGAGGAACTCCTCAAGGTAAAGGCGGCCTTTGCACTGGCGCTGGAGGCGCTGCTGCGGGCGGCAAGCCTGCCTGCCGGCAAGGTCGCGGCCCTGTGCCTGGCCGGTACTCTGGGCGAGCACGCCAACCCCGACGATCTTGAAACCCTGGGCTTTGTGCCTGCCGCACTGACCCGTCGCATCCGCGCCGTAGGCAATACAGCGCTGGACGGCGCGGCCCTGCTGGCCCTGCAGGGGGACAAAGCGGGGGCCTTGTCCCGCTTGTGCCGAGACGCCGTTGTGCTTTCCCTTGTGGATCAACCGAATTTTCACAATGATTATCTGCGCCATATGCGCTTTGGAGTTTAA
- the fliM gene encoding flagellar motor switch protein FliM — MNKVLAQDEVDALLRGLSGGEIESETETQEDESGIVSFDLANQDRIIRGRMPVLEIVNDRFSRLCTNALSNSVRKRVELNPISIDMTKFGEFMRSLPVPTSINIFKMDPLRGNAIMVVDSRLVFALVENVFGGAGSQPKVEGREFTRIEQAVVDKIVKIALDNMEESWRPVHDVKLELVRSEINPQFAAIVPPSDVVVVITFEVELDTALGSLIICLPYATIEPIRSKLHASFQTERLEVDHAWVARLKERLLETPVEMKVQFGRTTITGNQLLRMQVGDIIVLDTDQEDMLNCTVAGVTKYQGLPGTIKAMKAFQIIKENEPQYT; from the coding sequence ATGAATAAAGTTCTGGCGCAAGACGAAGTTGATGCCCTGCTGCGCGGGCTCTCCGGCGGAGAAATCGAAAGCGAAACCGAGACGCAGGAAGATGAATCCGGCATTGTCTCCTTTGACCTTGCAAATCAGGATCGCATCATCCGCGGGCGTATGCCCGTGCTCGAAATCGTCAACGACCGTTTTTCGCGGCTTTGCACCAACGCGCTTTCAAACTCCGTGCGCAAGCGTGTGGAACTGAACCCCATATCCATTGACATGACCAAATTTGGCGAGTTTATGCGCTCGCTGCCGGTGCCCACATCCATCAACATCTTCAAGATGGACCCCCTGCGCGGCAACGCCATCATGGTTGTCGATTCGCGTCTGGTTTTTGCGCTGGTCGAAAACGTCTTTGGCGGCGCAGGCTCGCAACCCAAGGTCGAGGGCCGCGAATTTACGCGCATCGAGCAGGCCGTGGTGGACAAAATCGTCAAGATCGCCCTGGACAACATGGAAGAATCCTGGCGACCAGTGCACGACGTAAAGCTTGAACTGGTGCGCAGCGAAATCAACCCGCAGTTTGCGGCCATTGTGCCCCCCAGCGACGTGGTGGTGGTCATTACCTTTGAGGTGGAGCTTGATACCGCGCTGGGCTCGCTGATCATCTGCCTGCCCTACGCAACCATTGAACCCATCCGCTCCAAGCTGCACGCCAGCTTCCAGACCGAGCGCCTCGAAGTTGACCATGCCTGGGTTGCCCGCCTTAAAGAGCGCCTGCTCGAAACGCCGGTGGAAATGAAGGTGCAGTTTGGCCGCACCACCATCACGGGCAATCAGCTGCTGCGCATGCAGGTAGGCGACATCATTGTGCTTGATACAGACCAGGAAGACATGCTCAACTGCACGGTGGCGGGCGTTACCAAGTATCAGGGGCTACCGGGCACCATCAAGGCCATGAAGGCCTTTCAGATCATCAAGGAAAACGAACCGCAGTACACCTGA
- the gmhB gene encoding D-glycero-beta-D-manno-heptose 1,7-bisphosphate 7-phosphatase: MSMTEAPRRAIFLDRDGTLNNDTGYVHRKEDWHWLPGVVETLRRFHAVGYLLVVVSNQSGIARGMFGEDDLHALEAWINEDLAASNAVIDAWYYCPHLPEVTGPCDCRKPEPGLLLRAAADLNIDLARSWMIGDRVRDMQAGLAAGCSCVLLRPPVGAYENNVPVPDGVKVVPHLAAAGVHILAPEMRAHRLALLPTGGCGGRCPGKGDDGGQGQQPA, encoded by the coding sequence ATGAGCATGACCGAGGCGCCGCGTCGCGCCATCTTTCTGGACAGAGACGGCACGTTGAACAATGACACGGGCTACGTGCACCGCAAGGAGGATTGGCATTGGCTGCCCGGCGTGGTGGAAACGCTCCGGCGGTTCCATGCCGTAGGTTACCTTCTGGTGGTGGTGAGCAACCAGTCAGGCATCGCGCGCGGCATGTTTGGCGAGGACGATCTGCACGCGCTTGAAGCCTGGATCAATGAAGACCTCGCCGCCAGCAACGCCGTTATCGACGCCTGGTACTATTGCCCCCACCTGCCGGAGGTCACCGGCCCCTGTGATTGCCGCAAGCCGGAGCCAGGACTTCTCTTGCGGGCTGCGGCAGACCTGAATATCGATCTTGCGCGTTCATGGATGATCGGCGACCGCGTGCGCGACATGCAGGCGGGGCTCGCCGCCGGCTGCAGCTGCGTGCTGCTGCGCCCCCCCGTTGGCGCGTACGAGAACAATGTTCCCGTGCCCGACGGCGTCAAAGTCGTACCGCATCTGGCAGCCGCCGGGGTGCACATACTTGCGCCCGAGATGCGGGCCCATCGGCTTGCCTTGCTGCCCACCGGCGGCTGCGGCGGGCGCTGCCCCGGCAAGGGAGACGACGGCGGTCAGGGCCAGCAGCCAGCGTGA
- a CDS encoding MucR family transcriptional regulator, which produces MDDFLKGALEIAKAQAGVRVMSAEEITAYVQKVAVSIHSVAAGDEVCEPDFDGVVLEARKSIKEKSVTCLECGKSFKILTKRHLSTHGLTTEEYLEKWGFKKGAPLACKALQRERRKKMNEMRLWERRMTAPKVS; this is translated from the coding sequence ATGGACGATTTTTTAAAGGGTGCTTTGGAAATTGCCAAGGCTCAGGCTGGCGTAAGGGTCATGAGTGCTGAGGAAATCACGGCGTATGTTCAAAAGGTTGCCGTCAGCATACACTCTGTCGCTGCTGGCGACGAGGTGTGCGAACCTGACTTTGACGGAGTAGTGCTTGAGGCCAGAAAGTCGATCAAAGAAAAGAGCGTTACCTGCCTTGAATGTGGCAAGAGCTTCAAAATTTTGACGAAACGTCATTTGTCGACCCATGGGCTCACCACGGAAGAATATCTTGAAAAGTGGGGCTTCAAAAAGGGAGCGCCTTTGGCCTGTAAGGCCCTGCAGCGCGAGCGCCGCAAGAAGATGAACGAGATGAGGCTGTGGGAACGCAGAATGACAGCCCCCAAAGTCAGCTAG
- a CDS encoding potassium channel family protein: MKKKFYIRMLRIRQRLGIFWPILFNGAVLFIIFILGSLGYKYIEGWSFFDGFYMVLITLSTIGFGEVHPLTDSGKWLTTCIIISGVMYFALLIGYFVQLASEGRVFQMMRRRRVDKAIAALSGHCVLCGFGLVGRVVAAELAADGVDVVVVETDDKKAEEIENAGYFLVLGDATSDNVMQRVGLNRAKALVASMSNDPANVYVVLSARSMNPDLYIVSRASDNRHISKLKTAGANRVILPHMIGGQSIAQAIQRPLVESFMHRSSDANDEVQLDEFVVSDTSPLVDKSLAEAALTKTHDVIILAIKSPKNPILQKTRADTVMRAGDILLVAGSKIHLQGLNDMM, translated from the coding sequence GTGAAAAAAAAATTCTACATCCGCATGCTGCGCATTCGACAAAGACTGGGCATATTCTGGCCCATACTGTTCAATGGCGCTGTGCTTTTTATCATATTCATACTGGGCAGTCTTGGATATAAGTATATAGAAGGATGGTCTTTTTTTGACGGTTTTTACATGGTTCTTATCACCCTTTCCACCATCGGGTTTGGCGAGGTGCACCCGCTTACCGATTCTGGAAAGTGGCTCACTACCTGCATTATTATTTCGGGCGTCATGTACTTTGCCCTTCTCATTGGTTATTTTGTGCAACTGGCTTCTGAGGGTCGCGTTTTTCAAATGATGCGGAGGCGCAGAGTGGACAAGGCAATAGCGGCTCTTTCGGGCCATTGCGTGTTGTGCGGGTTTGGGCTGGTGGGCCGCGTGGTGGCGGCGGAGCTGGCCGCGGACGGCGTGGATGTGGTAGTGGTTGAGACGGACGATAAAAAGGCGGAAGAAATTGAAAACGCCGGTTACTTTCTTGTTCTGGGCGACGCCACATCCGACAACGTCATGCAGCGTGTAGGGCTAAACAGGGCCAAGGCGCTTGTGGCTTCCATGTCCAACGACCCGGCCAACGTATATGTCGTGCTTTCGGCGCGCTCCATGAACCCCGACCTGTATATCGTATCGCGCGCCAGCGACAACCGCCACATCAGCAAGCTAAAAACAGCCGGAGCCAACCGGGTCATACTGCCGCACATGATCGGCGGGCAGTCCATTGCCCAGGCCATCCAGCGCCCGCTGGTCGAATCGTTTATGCATCGCAGCAGCGACGCCAACGATGAGGTGCAGCTTGACGAATTTGTGGTGTCCGACACCTCCCCCCTTGTGGACAAAAGTCTGGCGGAGGCGGCCCTGACCAAGACGCACGACGTGATCATACTCGCCATCAAAAGCCCGAAAAATCCCATTTTGCAAAAAACGCGCGCGGATACTGTCATGCGGGCGGGTGATATATTGCTGGTAGCAGGCTCAAAGATTCACCTGCAAGGGCTCAACGACATGATGTAG
- a CDS encoding DsrE family protein yields MKKFLFVLSRGPEDPTRAVRCFQFAKIAAEKGHDTTVFLVDDAVYLANLGMAERVKCPTGDELLPYMKVVQNKGKILVCKPCAATRMIGEDDLPTGFAISTGVALIELAEDAQVFSF; encoded by the coding sequence ATGAAGAAGTTTCTTTTTGTGCTCTCTCGTGGCCCAGAGGATCCTACTCGCGCGGTGCGGTGTTTTCAGTTTGCCAAAATTGCTGCGGAAAAGGGGCACGACACCACTGTGTTTCTTGTTGACGATGCGGTGTACCTTGCCAACCTGGGCATGGCCGAAAGGGTAAAATGCCCTACGGGCGATGAGCTGTTGCCCTACATGAAAGTGGTTCAGAATAAAGGCAAAATTCTTGTGTGCAAGCCCTGCGCCGCAACCCGCATGATCGGCGAGGACGACCTGCCGACAGGATTTGCCATCAGCACCGGGGTCGCCCTGATTGAACTGGCCGAAGACGCACAGGTTTTTTCTTTTTAG
- a CDS encoding glycosyltransferase, with translation MAECIANVTVTSFNRLQSTVACINALKKTRCPGWHLTVVDNNSVDGSVAYLQELYNGGVIDSLLLCKRNVGVAVAANLGWAAVPALYYVKLDNDVEVLRDDWLTTLIETAQSHPDAGCVGYYIEDSWPGLKADDGCFAVEYSVGSCVLIPQATHARLGFWNEDYGLYGIEDSDFSSRLKAAGLKNLYMARSEQYIRHSHALYRENAHLDDEIRKTNGLSAEYRGMFYFHNALYFSGLRPVRVERKFRERRLEDGRYDFYPDPAYLRAEQRYAAERKDFIQHYMRAEQESDQTQDV, from the coding sequence ATGGCAGAATGCATAGCCAATGTGACGGTTACGTCGTTCAACAGGCTTCAATCCACTGTTGCTTGCATCAATGCGCTCAAAAAAACGCGCTGCCCCGGCTGGCATCTGACTGTCGTCGACAACAACAGCGTGGACGGATCCGTTGCGTATCTGCAAGAGCTTTACAACGGCGGGGTCATTGACTCCCTGCTGTTGTGCAAACGCAATGTGGGCGTTGCCGTTGCGGCAAACCTTGGTTGGGCTGCCGTGCCCGCCCTGTATTATGTAAAGCTGGACAACGACGTTGAAGTGCTGCGCGACGACTGGCTGACAACGCTCATAGAAACAGCGCAGTCGCATCCTGATGCCGGTTGCGTGGGGTATTATATTGAAGATTCCTGGCCCGGCCTGAAGGCGGATGATGGCTGCTTTGCCGTGGAGTACAGCGTTGGCTCGTGCGTGCTCATACCGCAGGCAACGCATGCCCGGCTTGGGTTTTGGAACGAGGACTACGGCCTCTACGGCATTGAAGATTCAGACTTCAGCTCCAGGCTCAAGGCCGCAGGGCTAAAAAATCTGTATATGGCCCGCAGCGAGCAGTACATACGGCACAGCCACGCGCTCTACAGGGAAAATGCGCACCTTGATGATGAAATACGCAAAACAAACGGTCTTTCCGCTGAATACCGAGGCATGTTTTACTTTCACAACGCGCTTTATTTTTCAGGGCTTCGCCCGGTACGCGTTGAGCGCAAGTTCAGGGAGCGTCGGCTCGAGGACGGAAGATACGATTTTTATCCCGACCCGGCCTATCTCAGGGCGGAACAGCGTTACGCCGCTGAACGCAAGGATTTTATACAGCACTACATGCGTGCCGAGCAGGAGTCTGACCAGACGCAGGATGTCTAG
- a CDS encoding glycosyltransferase family 2 protein: MGILIFLFGVSRMITLATYTYNDHQFALGQIRNALKLRPFVSEIIVVDDCSEPPFALDAEMRLQGVKLVTHTENRGPALAKWSALQMAAREYILSVDCDMEFSRQWVLTALETLKDPAVGLVGARIVSRNYGDPLSRGMHYDSLHSPRQNPAQFAPGGLWLMRRQCFVDLGGFDDYPDRTHEDWFLSRKITAAGLKIVINEAFPATELRRFCRKTFVRRESAYLQESYRAIITRLEPSAVLAHIQRELADALAIAARYDCAMLVYVRLARILRALACVLDVYASAPLTQEFAAAIDQTFCRYANVAAALREDCDIPASDGAARPAAIVDLVRFMVDCLGDAVLETLDTVTIPENNASEAQRAADFHYLSW; the protein is encoded by the coding sequence ATGGGCATTTTGATCTTTTTATTTGGGGTTTCGCGCATGATAACGCTGGCGACCTATACCTACAACGACCACCAGTTTGCCCTTGGGCAAATCCGCAATGCCCTGAAGCTGCGTCCCTTTGTATCTGAAATTATCGTGGTCGACGACTGCTCCGAGCCCCCCTTTGCTCTTGATGCCGAGATGCGGCTGCAAGGTGTAAAGCTTGTGACGCATACCGAAAACAGAGGGCCAGCCCTAGCCAAATGGTCGGCCCTGCAGATGGCCGCGCGCGAATATATCCTCTCTGTCGATTGCGATATGGAATTCAGCCGACAGTGGGTGCTGACGGCCCTTGAAACACTGAAAGACCCTGCGGTGGGGCTGGTGGGCGCGCGCATTGTAAGCAGGAATTACGGCGACCCCCTGTCGCGGGGCATGCACTACGATTCGCTGCACAGCCCCCGCCAAAATCCGGCCCAGTTTGCGCCGGGGGGGCTTTGGCTCATGCGGCGGCAGTGCTTTGTCGACCTGGGCGGCTTTGATGATTACCCGGACAGAACGCACGAAGACTGGTTTCTCTCGCGCAAAATTACGGCGGCGGGGCTGAAGATTGTCATCAACGAAGCTTTTCCGGCAACAGAACTGCGGCGTTTTTGCCGCAAGACCTTTGTGCGGCGTGAATCCGCATATCTGCAGGAGAGCTATAGGGCCATTATCACCCGGCTGGAGCCCTCGGCAGTGCTGGCGCACATTCAGCGGGAGCTCGCAGACGCCCTCGCCATAGCGGCCAGATACGATTGCGCCATGCTGGTTTATGTGCGGTTGGCAAGGATACTGCGGGCGCTGGCATGTGTGCTGGACGTGTACGCCAGTGCGCCCCTCACGCAAGAGTTTGCCGCCGCCATTGATCAGACGTTTTGCCGCTACGCGAACGTGGCGGCGGCGCTGCGTGAAGACTGCGACATCCCCGCCAGCGACGGTGCTGCGCGGCCAGCCGCCATCGTTGATCTGGTGCGGTTTATGGTCGACTGCCTGGGAGACGCCGTACTCGAAACGCTGGATACGGTGACCATACCCGAGAACAATGCCAGCGAAGCGCAGCGGGCGGCCGATTTTCATTACCTGTCGTGGTAG
- a CDS encoding glycosyltransferase WbsX family protein, with protein MMKAIAFYLPQFHVIPENDIYGKNFTEWCNVRKAVPLYNGHLQPHVPHEILGYYDLTDEKILTKQHHIAWDNNVPAFCYYYYNMAGRTLLDAPLHLINKSRLIRNEFCLCWAHDSWYDNTRPTRREPFIAQQYSREKAKQLVTDLVQYFDNPRYIRIDGKPLLLVFAPERNPMMQLYSEVWREEAWAMRRTELCLAGVECYVGQPPANLGFDVMVEFAPNLSEKNMLSPAGENPRRFDYAGTVRDMLLKQTPDYTRLRCAFPGWDNTPRRGSHGLSFVGESVEVFTSMLRAMAAHTQEHLPDSMQYVFINAWNEWGEGCHLEPDKRHGFAYLHAVRDVMEAFNAPAAG; from the coding sequence ATGATGAAAGCTATCGCGTTCTATCTGCCGCAGTTTCACGTCATTCCCGAAAATGACATTTATGGCAAAAATTTTACTGAGTGGTGCAACGTCCGCAAGGCCGTTCCATTGTACAATGGGCATTTACAGCCCCATGTTCCTCACGAAATACTCGGCTACTACGATCTTACAGATGAAAAGATTTTGACAAAACAGCACCATATTGCCTGGGACAACAATGTACCGGCTTTCTGTTACTATTACTATAACATGGCTGGCCGCACACTTCTGGATGCGCCGCTGCATCTCATCAACAAAAGCCGTCTGATACGCAACGAATTTTGCCTTTGCTGGGCGCACGACAGCTGGTACGACAACACCCGGCCCACACGGCGGGAGCCTTTTATCGCGCAGCAGTACTCGCGGGAAAAGGCAAAACAACTCGTCACGGATCTCGTGCAGTATTTTGACAATCCGCGCTATATCAGAATAGACGGCAAACCCCTGCTGCTTGTTTTTGCGCCCGAGCGCAACCCCATGATGCAGCTCTACAGCGAGGTATGGCGCGAAGAAGCCTGGGCCATGAGGCGCACAGAGCTTTGCCTGGCTGGTGTGGAGTGCTACGTGGGGCAGCCCCCCGCCAATCTGGGTTTTGACGTCATGGTGGAGTTTGCGCCCAACCTGAGCGAAAAAAACATGCTTTCACCCGCCGGGGAAAATCCCCGGCGGTTCGACTATGCGGGCACGGTGCGCGACATGCTGCTGAAGCAGACGCCCGACTACACCCGGCTGCGTTGCGCATTCCCCGGTTGGGACAACACCCCCCGTCGGGGCAGTCACGGATTGTCCTTTGTGGGCGAGTCGGTAGAGGTTTTCACCTCCATGCTCCGCGCCATGGCGGCGCATACCCAGGAACACCTGCCGGACAGCATGCAGTATGTTTTTATCAACGCCTGGAATGAATGGGGCGAGGGTTGCCATCTGGAGCCGGATAAGCGGCATGGCTTTGCGTATCTGCATGCGGTGCGCGACGTAATGGAGGCGTTCAACGCTCCGGCCGCAGGCTAG